In a single window of the Cucurbita pepo subsp. pepo cultivar mu-cu-16 chromosome LG18, ASM280686v2, whole genome shotgun sequence genome:
- the LOC111780157 gene encoding serine/threonine-protein kinase HT1, translated as MEAGCRFYSATDEFRLEGKWLVDPKHLFVGPRIGEGAHAKVYEGKYKNQTVAIKIVHKGETAEEVVKKEARFAREVAMLSKVQHKNLVKFIGACKEPVMVIVTELLLGGTLRKYLLNMRPRCLDTRVAVGFALDIARAMECLHSHGIIHRDLKPENLLLTADHKTVKLADFGLAREESLTEMMTAETGTYRWMAPELYSTVTLRQGEKKHYNHKVDAYSFAIVLWELLHNKLPFEGMSNLQAAYAAAFKNVRPSAENLPEELAMVLTSCWQEDANARPNFSQIIQMLLNYLYTISPPEPMIASRFFSSENTVFPPESPGTSSLMAVRDDSGDTPKAKTENNPRGCFSCSYDCF; from the exons ATGGAAGCTGGGTGTAGATTCTACTCTGCTACGGATGAGTTCAGATTGGAAGGCAAATGGTTGGTTGATCCTAAACATCTCTTCGTCGGACCTAGAATTGGAGAGGGAGCTCATGCCAAAGTTTACGAGGGCAA GTATAAGAACCAGACTGTTGCTATCAAAATTGTTCATAAAGGGGAAACAGCTGAAGAGGTTGTAAAGAAAGAAGCTCGGTTTGCTCGGGAGGTTGCAATGTTGTCTAAAGTGCAACATAAAAATCTTGTCAAG TTTATTGGTGCCTGCAAGGAGCCTGTAATGGTGATAGTAACGGAGCTTTTATTAGGAGGGACCTTACGAAAGTACCTGCTCAATATGCGTCCACGGTGCTTGGACACACGCGTGGCTGTTGGTTTTGCGCTTGATATTGCTCGTGCTATGGAATGCCTTCACTCCCATGGCATCATTCATCGTGATCTGAAACCTG AGAACCTTCTGTTGACTGCAGATCACAAGACAGTTAAATTAGCTGATTTTGGCTTGGCAAGAGAAGAGTCGTTGACAGAGATGATGACGGCGGAGACGGGGACCTACCGATGGATGGCTCCAGAG TTGTATAGCACTGTGACACTAAGGCAAGGGGAGAAAAAACATTACAACCATAAAGTGGATGCCTATAGCTTTGCAATTGTGTTATGGGAACTGCTACACAACAAGTTGCCATTTGAAGGCATGTCAAATCTTCAGGCAGCATATGCCGCTGCTTTTAAG AATGTAAGGCCTAGCGCAGAGAATCTTCCTGAGGAACTGGCTATGGTTCTAACATCATGCTGGCAGGAGGATGCAAATGCTCGTCCTAATTTCTCCCAAATTATTCAAATGCTACTCAATTACCTTTACACTATTTCACCCCCCGAGCCGATGATTGCTTCCCGATTTTTCTCTTCTGAGAACACGGTGTTTCCTCCCGAGTCTCCCGGAACAAGTTCACTGATGGCAGTCCGTGATGATTCAGGTGACACTCCGAAAGCTAAAACGGAAAATAATCCCAGAGGTTGTTTCTCCTGCTCCTATGACTGTTTCTAA
- the LOC111780271 gene encoding elongation factor Tu, chloroplastic-like yields MAAISLASASTSSNLLFLHASASPSSSPSSSSLFVKPSSSSSSAIKLSSSFLNPSSIRPLTFSSPAVNPPRSLTIRAARGKFERKKPHVNIGTIGHVDHGKTTLTAALTMALSKAPKKYDEIDAAPEERARGITINTATVEYETESRHYAHVDCPGHADYVKNMITGAAQMDGAILVVSGADGPMPQTKEHILLAKQVGVPNMVVFLNKKDQVDDEELLELVELEMRELLSSYEFPGDDVPIIAGSALLALEALMANPGIVRGENEWVDKIFELMDAVDSYIPIPERQTDLPFLLAVEDVFSITGRGTVATGRVERGTVRVGETVDIVGLRETRNTTVTGVEMFQKILDEALAGDNVGLLLRGVQKADIQRGMVLSKPGTITPHTKFLAVVYVLKKEEGGRHSPFFAGYRPQFYMRTTDVTGKVTSIMNDKDEESKMVMPGDRVKMVVELIMPVACEQGMRFAIREGGKTVGAGVIQSIIE; encoded by the coding sequence ATGGCGGCTATTTCCTTAGCTTCCGCTTCTACTTCCTCTAACCTCCTTTTCCTGCATGCCTCTGCTTCTCCCTCTTcctccccttcttcttcttccctcttcGTCAaaccctcctcctcctcctcctccgctaTTAAGCTTTCTTCCTCCTTCTTGAACCCTTCTTCTATTCGCCCTCTCACATTCTCCTCCCCCGCTGTAAACCCTCCTCGTTCCTTGACGATTCGGGCCGCCCGTGGGAAATTTGAGAGGAAGAAACCCCATGTCAATATCGGCACAATTGGGCATGTCGACCATGGTAAAACCACGCTCACTGCCGCTTTGACCATGGCTTTGAGCAAAGCCCCAAAGAAATATGACGAAATTGACGCCGCACCTGAAGAGCGAGCTCGGGGTATTACGATTAACACCGCCACCGTTGAGTACGAGACTGAGAGCCGACATTACGCCCACGTTGATTGCCCTGGCCATGCTGATTACGTCAAGAACATGATTACTGGTGCTGCTCAAATGGATGGCGCAATTTTGGTGGTTTCGGGCGCTGATGGCCCAATGCCACAAACGAAGGAGCATATTTTGTTGGCTAAGCAAGTGGGTGTCCCCAATATGGTGGTGTTTCTCAACAAGAAGGATCAAGTTGATGACGAGGAGCTTCTGGAGCTTGTGGAATTGGAAATGCGTGAGTTGCTTTCTTCCTATGAATTCCCTGGTGATGATGTCCCAATTATTGCTGGTTCTGCTTTGTTAGCTTTGGAAGCTCTAATGGCAAACCCTGGTATTGTTAGAGGCGAAAATGAATGGGTGGataaaatttttgaacttATGGATGCTGTTGATAGCTACATTCCAATACCCGAAAGACAAACAgatcttccatttttgctTGCTGTTGAAGATGTGTTCTCTATTACTGGTCGTGGTACTGTGGCGACCGGGCGTGTCGAAAGGGGCACGGTTAGGGTGGGAGAAACAGTGGATATTGTAGGACTAAGGGAAACTAGAAACACAACAGTGACAGGAGTGGAGATGTTTCAGAAAATTCTTGACGAGGCTTTGGCTGGGGATAATGTAGGGCTGTTGCTTAGAGGCGTTCAGAAGGCTGACATCCAAAGAGGGATGGTTTTATCCAAGCCTGGCACTATCACCCCACACACCAAGTTTCTTGCAGTTGTGTATGTGTTGAAGAAGGAGGAGGGTGGTAGACATTCACCCTTTTTTGCCGGTTACAGACCGCAATTTTACATGAGGACGACCGATGTCACAGGTAAGGTGACTTCGATTATGAACGACAAGGACGAGGAGTCGAAAATGGTGATGCCGGGTGACCGAGTTAAAATGGTTGTGGAACTGATTATGCCGGTGGCTTGTGAACAAGGAATGAGATTTGCCATCAGAGAAGGTGGAAAGACTGTAGGAGCTGGTGTGATTCAATCAATAAtcgagtga
- the LOC111780247 gene encoding plant intracellular Ras-group-related LRR protein 9-like, with translation MAMDPNPKSFPILSYVMARIPSLSPRPPAVEFDIEQPASPPSRHAAKNPSDLSSSSSQIVDDMPHLSDPKVLASMTSAISDVAQTRSILKTLGERPDHEAIDTAKAKLADVEANLSAKLQEIVLSPRPADVEMLEWRALLAERENECRQAADKEKQLYSAIVQLDEMHEAYAKMLKEAEQRLVKIYESAERGLQEEKLDPVSEETNEEVARILQEANEKEIDRINLSSRRLQFLPEEFGRIRGLVVLDISSNQLQNIPDSISGLENLEELNASSNLLESLPDTIGLLQKLKLLNVSGNMLQALPDSICHCRSLVELDVSFNALTYLPTNIGHELVNLEKLSTQLNKIRSLPSSFCDMISLRYLDAHFNELHGLPQAIGKLTQLEYLNLASNFTDLTELPHTFGDLSSLRELDLSNNQIHALPDTFGHLENLEKLNLEQNPLVIPPMEVVNSGLDAVRTFMSKRWLEILEEEDRKRTLEIDEQVQTGWLTRSTTWLKSYISGVSETVSGIVGSPNSPKDPCLEQQL, from the exons ATGGCCATGGATCCGAACCCCAAAAGTTTCCCCATCCTTTCCTACGTCATGGCTAGAATCCCCTCTCTCAGTCCCCGACCGCCGGCCGTCGAATTCGATATCGAACAGCCTGCATCTCCGCCGTCCCGCCACGCTGCGAAAAATCCTTCCGATCtatcctcttcctcctcccaAATCGTCGATGACATGCCCCATCTATCGGACCCTAAGGTATTGGCTTCTATGACCAGCGCCATCTCTGATGTTGCTCAGACCCGATCCATCCTCAAAACCCTTGGGGAGAGACCAGATCATGAGGCTATCGATACTGCCAAGGCTAAGCTCGCTGATGTAGAAGCCAATTTGTCTGCCAAGCTCCAGGAAATCGTGCTTTCGCCTAGGCCGGCAGATGTGGAGATGCTTGAGTGGAGGGCGCTTCTTGCTGAGAGAGAGAACGAGTGCCGGCAGGCGGCGGATAAAGAGAAGCAGCTGTATAGTGCAATTGTGCAACTGGATGAGATGCACGAGGCGTATGCGAAGATGTTAAAGGAAGCGGAGCAAAGGTTGGTGAAGATTTACGAATCGGCGGAGAGAGGGCTGCAGGAGGAAAAATTGGATCCAGTAAGCGAGGAGACCAATGAGGAGGTTGCGAGGATTCTTCAGGAAGCGAATGAGAAGGAAATAGATCGAATTAATCTCTCCAGCCGACGCTTGCAGTTCTTGCCTGAAGAATTTGGACGCATTCGGGGATTGGTTGTGCTTGATATCTCCAGCAATCAACTACAG AATATCCCGGATTCAATATCTGGCTtagaaaatcttgaggagcTGAATGCCTCATCCAATCTCTTGGAGTCACTGCCTGACACGATTGGCTTATTGCAAAAGCTGAAACTCCTGAATGTCTCTGGGAACATGTTGCAAGCCCTTCCTGACTCAATATGCCATTGCAG GTCTTTAGTGGAGTTAGATGTGAGCTTCAACGCTCTAACGTACTTGCCAACAAATATTGGCCATGAACTGGTGAATTTGGAGAAGCTTTCTACCCAGTTGAACAAGATACGTTCACTGCCATCTTCTTTTTGTGATATGATCTCTTTGCGTTACCTGGATGCTCATTTCAACGAGCTTCATGGCCTTCCTCAGGCAATTGGGAAATTGACACAACTTGAATATCTCAACCTAGCCAGTAATTTTACTGACCTTACTGAACTTCCACACACCTTCGGTGATTTATCCAGCCTTAGGGAACTTGATCTTAGCAATAACCAGATTCACGCGCTACCTGATACATTCGGCCATCTTGAGAATTTAGAGAAACTAAACTTGGAGCAAAATCCTCTTGTAATTCCTCCAATGGAAGTGGTAAATAGTGGACTGGATGCTGTGAGGACATTCATGTCCAAGAGGTGGCTTGAAATTCTGGAGGAGGAAGATAGAAAAAGAACTCTTGAAATAGACGAACAGGTGCAGACTGGATGGCTGACGCGTAGTACCACTTGGTTGAAGTCTTACATTTCTGGGGTTTCAGAGACCGTGTCTGGTATTGTTGGATCTCCCAACAGTCCGAAAGACCCTTGTCTCGAACAGCAGCTATAA
- the LOC111780156 gene encoding pentatricopeptide repeat-containing protein At1g08070, chloroplastic-like isoform X1, protein MASIVACLPNISVTSITHLSQFPENPKSLILQKCKTPKDLRQVHAHLLKTRRLQDPTIAEAVLESAALLLPNSIDYALSIFNHMDKPESSAYNVMIRGLAFKQSSHNAVLLFKKMHENSVQHDKFTFSSVLKACSRMRALREGEQVHALILKFGFKSNEFVENTLIHMYANCGQVGVARQVFDGMSERATVAWNSMLSGYTKNGLWDEVVKLFRKMLELRIEFDDVTMISVLMACGRLADLELGELIGEYIVSKGLRRNSTLTTSLIDMYAKCGQVDTARKLFDEMDKRDVVAWSAMISGYAQADRCKEALDLFHEMQKANVDANEVTMVSVLYSCAVLGAYETGKWVHSYITRKKMKLTVSLGTQLIDFYAKCGYIDRSVEVFRAMPFANVFTWTALIQGLANNGEGKMALDFFALMRENNVKPNDVTFIAVLSACSHACLVDQGRHLFNSMRKGFDIEPRIEHYGCMVDILGRAGLLEEAYQFIVNMPIPPNAVVWRTLLASCKAHKSVQMAEKSFDHITLLEPAHSGDYILLSNTYALVGRVEDALRVRSLIKDKEIKKTPGCSLIELDGVVHEFFSEDGDHTHSKEIHDALDEMMKRIKSLGYVPNIEDARLEAEEEESKETSVSHHSEKLAIAYGLIRTPLQTTIRISKNLRMCRDCHNATKVISRVYKRTIIVRDRNRFHHFKDGVCSCNDYW, encoded by the coding sequence ATGGCGTCCATAGTCGCTTGCCTTCCCAATATATCTGTAACTTCCATAACCCACCTTTCCCAGTTCCCTGAAAATCCAAAATCTTTGATTCTTCAGAAATGCAAGACTCCCAAAGACCTCCGTCAAGTTCACGCTCACCTTCTCAAAACTCGCCGTCTTCAAGACCCCACCATTGCAGAAGCCGTTCTCGAGTCCGCAGCTTTGCTTCTTCCCAACTCCATAGACTATGccctttccattttcaatcaCATGGACAAACCTGAATCGTCGGCTTACAATGTTATGATCAGGGGACTTGCTTTCAAGCAATCGTCTCATAACGCCGTTCTCCTGTTCAAGAAAATGCATGAAAACTCGGTTCAACACGACAAATTCACTTTCTCCTCTGTCTTAAAGGCTTGCTCTAGAATGAGAGCGCTGAGGGAAGGCGAACAGGTCCACGCGCTCATTCTGAAATTTGGGTTCAAATCAAATGAGTTTGTAGAAAATACTTTGATTCATATGTATGCGAATTGTGGACAAGTTGGGGTTGCACGTCAGGTGTTTGATGGAATGTCGGAACGAGCAACAGTTGCGTGGAATTCAATGTTGTCTGGTTACACGAAGAATGGGCTTTGGGATGAGGTCGTGAAACTCTTTCGAAAAATGCTGGAACTCCGTATTGAATTTGATGATGTTACAATGATTAGCGTGTTAATGGCCTGCGGAAGATTAGCGGATCTGGAATTGGGTGAGTTGATTGGTGAGTATATTGTGTCAAAAGGGCTAAGAAGAAACAGTACTCTAACAACTTCGCTAATTGATATGTATGCCAAATGTGGTCAAGTCGACACTGCTCGAAAGTTGTTCGATGAAATGGATAAAAGAGATGTCGTTGCGTGGAGCGCGATGATCTCAGGGTACGCGCAAGCCGATCGATGTAAAGAAGCTCTTGATCTGTTCCATGAGATGCAGAAGGCAAACGTGGATGCAAATGAGGTAACAATGGTCAGTGTTCTGTATTCATGCGCCGTACTCGGAGCATACGAAACCGGTAAGTGGGTTCATTCCTACATaacaaggaagaagatgaagctCACTGTTAGTCTTGGAACACAGCTGATAGATTTCTATGCTAAATGTGGGTATATAGATAGGTCAGTTGAAGTTTTCAGGGCAATGCCTTTCGCAAATGTCTTCACATGGACAGCACTAATTCAGGGTCTTGCCAATAATGGGGAGGGGAAAATGGCTCTGGACTTCTTTGCTTTGATGCGAGAGAACAATGTAAAGCCGAATGATGTAACTTTCATTGCTGTTCTTTCTGCTTGTAGCCATGCTTGTCTGGTTGATCAGGGCCGACATCTTTTCAATAGCATGAGAAAGGGTTTTGATATTGAGCCAAGGATTGAGCATTATGGCTGCATGGTTGATATTCTTGGACGAGCTGGGCTACTTGAAGAAGCCTATCAGTTTATTGTTAACATGCCCATCCCACCCAATGCTGTTGTTTGGAGGACACTTTTGGCTTCATGCAAAGCTCATAAAAGCGTTCAAATGGCAGAAAAATCATTTGACCACATTACTCTCTTGGAGCCTGCTCACAGTGGAGATTACATTCTTCTGTCAAATACTTATGCTTTGGTTGGTAGGGTTGAGGATGCACTCAGGGTGAGATCTCTGATAAAAGATAAGGAGATTAAGAAGACACCGGGTTGTAGTTTGATCGAGCTCGATGGTGTAGTACATGAGTTTTTTTCTGAAGATGGAGATCATACTCACTCTAAGGAAATACACGATGCGTTAGATGAAATGATGAAGCGGATCAAGTCGCTCGGATATGTGCCCAATATAGAGGATGCTAGACTAGaggctgaagaagaagagagtaaaGAAACTTCGGTGTCGCATCATAGCGAGAAGCTAGCTATTGCTTATGGTCTTATTCGGACACCTCTTCAAACCACCAttagaatttcaaaaaatctAAGAATGTGCAGGGACTGTCACAATGCAACCAAGGTCATATCACGAGTGTACAAAAGAACAATCATCGTTAGAGATCGGAACCgttttcatcattttaaagACGGTGTTTGCTCCTGTAATGACTATTGGTAA
- the LOC111780156 gene encoding pentatricopeptide repeat-containing protein At1g08070, chloroplastic-like isoform X2 — MASIVACLPNISVTSITHLSQFPENPKSLILQKCKTPKDLRQVHAHLLKTRRLQDPTIAEAVLESAALLLPNSIDYALSIFNHMDKPESSAYNVMIRGLAFKQSSHNAVLLFKKMHENSVQHDKFTFSSVLKACSRMRALREGEQVHALILKFGFKSNEFVENTLIHMYANCGQVGVARQVFDGMSERATVAWNSMLSGYTKNGLWDEVVKLFRKMLELRIEFDDVTMISVLMACGRLADLELGELIGEYIVSKGLRRNSTLTTSLIDMYAKCGQVDTARKLFDEMDKRDVVAWSAMISGYAQADRCKEALDLFHEMQKANVDANEVTMVSVLYSCAVLGAYETGKWVHSYITRKKMKLTVSLGTQLIDFYAKCGYIDRSVEVFRAMPFANVFTWTALIQGLANNGEGKMALDFFALMRENNVKPNDVTFIAVLSACSHACLVDQGRHLFNSMRKGFDIEPRIEHYGCMVDILGRAGLLEEAYQFIVNMPIPPNAVVWRTLLASCKAHKSVQMAEKSFDHITLLEPAHSGDYILLSNTYALVGRVEDALRVRSLIKDKEIKKTPGCSLIELDGVVHEFFSEDGDHTHSKEIHDALDEMMKRIKSLGYVPNIEDARLEAEEEESKETSVSHHSEKLAIAYGLIRTPLQTTIRISKNLRMCRDCHNATKVISRVYKRTIIVRDRNRFHHFKDGVCSCNDY; from the coding sequence ATGGCGTCCATAGTCGCTTGCCTTCCCAATATATCTGTAACTTCCATAACCCACCTTTCCCAGTTCCCTGAAAATCCAAAATCTTTGATTCTTCAGAAATGCAAGACTCCCAAAGACCTCCGTCAAGTTCACGCTCACCTTCTCAAAACTCGCCGTCTTCAAGACCCCACCATTGCAGAAGCCGTTCTCGAGTCCGCAGCTTTGCTTCTTCCCAACTCCATAGACTATGccctttccattttcaatcaCATGGACAAACCTGAATCGTCGGCTTACAATGTTATGATCAGGGGACTTGCTTTCAAGCAATCGTCTCATAACGCCGTTCTCCTGTTCAAGAAAATGCATGAAAACTCGGTTCAACACGACAAATTCACTTTCTCCTCTGTCTTAAAGGCTTGCTCTAGAATGAGAGCGCTGAGGGAAGGCGAACAGGTCCACGCGCTCATTCTGAAATTTGGGTTCAAATCAAATGAGTTTGTAGAAAATACTTTGATTCATATGTATGCGAATTGTGGACAAGTTGGGGTTGCACGTCAGGTGTTTGATGGAATGTCGGAACGAGCAACAGTTGCGTGGAATTCAATGTTGTCTGGTTACACGAAGAATGGGCTTTGGGATGAGGTCGTGAAACTCTTTCGAAAAATGCTGGAACTCCGTATTGAATTTGATGATGTTACAATGATTAGCGTGTTAATGGCCTGCGGAAGATTAGCGGATCTGGAATTGGGTGAGTTGATTGGTGAGTATATTGTGTCAAAAGGGCTAAGAAGAAACAGTACTCTAACAACTTCGCTAATTGATATGTATGCCAAATGTGGTCAAGTCGACACTGCTCGAAAGTTGTTCGATGAAATGGATAAAAGAGATGTCGTTGCGTGGAGCGCGATGATCTCAGGGTACGCGCAAGCCGATCGATGTAAAGAAGCTCTTGATCTGTTCCATGAGATGCAGAAGGCAAACGTGGATGCAAATGAGGTAACAATGGTCAGTGTTCTGTATTCATGCGCCGTACTCGGAGCATACGAAACCGGTAAGTGGGTTCATTCCTACATaacaaggaagaagatgaagctCACTGTTAGTCTTGGAACACAGCTGATAGATTTCTATGCTAAATGTGGGTATATAGATAGGTCAGTTGAAGTTTTCAGGGCAATGCCTTTCGCAAATGTCTTCACATGGACAGCACTAATTCAGGGTCTTGCCAATAATGGGGAGGGGAAAATGGCTCTGGACTTCTTTGCTTTGATGCGAGAGAACAATGTAAAGCCGAATGATGTAACTTTCATTGCTGTTCTTTCTGCTTGTAGCCATGCTTGTCTGGTTGATCAGGGCCGACATCTTTTCAATAGCATGAGAAAGGGTTTTGATATTGAGCCAAGGATTGAGCATTATGGCTGCATGGTTGATATTCTTGGACGAGCTGGGCTACTTGAAGAAGCCTATCAGTTTATTGTTAACATGCCCATCCCACCCAATGCTGTTGTTTGGAGGACACTTTTGGCTTCATGCAAAGCTCATAAAAGCGTTCAAATGGCAGAAAAATCATTTGACCACATTACTCTCTTGGAGCCTGCTCACAGTGGAGATTACATTCTTCTGTCAAATACTTATGCTTTGGTTGGTAGGGTTGAGGATGCACTCAGGGTGAGATCTCTGATAAAAGATAAGGAGATTAAGAAGACACCGGGTTGTAGTTTGATCGAGCTCGATGGTGTAGTACATGAGTTTTTTTCTGAAGATGGAGATCATACTCACTCTAAGGAAATACACGATGCGTTAGATGAAATGATGAAGCGGATCAAGTCGCTCGGATATGTGCCCAATATAGAGGATGCTAGACTAGaggctgaagaagaagagagtaaaGAAACTTCGGTGTCGCATCATAGCGAGAAGCTAGCTATTGCTTATGGTCTTATTCGGACACCTCTTCAAACCACCAttagaatttcaaaaaatctAAGAATGTGCAGGGACTGTCACAATGCAACCAAGGTCATATCACGAGTGTACAAAAGAACAATCATCGTTAGAGATCGGAACCgttttcatcattttaaagACGGTGTTTGCTCCTGTAATGACTATTG